A part of Vulcanisaeta moutnovskia 768-28 genomic DNA contains:
- a CDS encoding histidine phosphatase family protein: protein MILYLVRHGEAQLNALGILHSRNYNDNPLTDRGRLEAAAAALLLHRMGVNGTVFTSPLLRARQTAGCISPNYKVDDRLREIDMGEWELKKISELPFDNYRKDPVRHHPPGGESMDSVMSRIDDFLEFVRSINEKAVIAVSHWHPIATAVALITGLPLSNIYKLRISTGSITAIDLESNDLLLLNLSPLRVLRSLGFSDSEIMMECSK, encoded by the coding sequence GTGATACTATACCTTGTTAGGCATGGGGAGGCGCAGTTAAATGCCCTTGGTATACTTCATTCAAGGAATTATAACGATAATCCACTGACTGATAGGGGTAGGCTTGAGGCGGCCGCTGCGGCGTTACTTCTACATAGAATGGGTGTTAATGGTACGGTATTTACATCGCCATTATTACGTGCACGCCAAACAGCAGGTTGCATAAGCCCTAATTATAAGGTTGATGATAGGTTAAGGGAGATCGACATGGGTGAGTGGGAGCTCAAGAAGATAAGTGAATTGCCATTCGATAATTACAGGAAGGACCCCGTTAGGCATCATCCACCTGGTGGTGAATCAATGGATTCGGTGATGAGTAGAATCGATGATTTCCTGGAATTCGTTAGGAGTATTAACGAGAAGGCGGTAATTGCGGTGAGTCACTGGCACCCTATTGCTACTGCCGTGGCCTTAATAACTGGATTACCACTAAGTAATATCTACAAACTACGCATTAGTACGGGGTCTATAACGGCTATTGACCTGGAGAGTAATGATTTATTACTTCTCAATTTAAGTCCATTAAGAGTATTGAGAAGTCTAGGGTTTAGTGATAGTGAAATAATGATGGAATGCAGTAAGTAG
- a CDS encoding M24 family metallopeptidase, with amino-acid sequence MSSINRIIRFIDEVRKTPIELVVIVSGPNFRYLVGSYIETFERFGALMICPGNNAYSLILPRLDEGKARNTGLPYIVYGDEEGPLNAIKSFISSNCGTVRRVGLEGRATLNYLWILREVIDGFTDSSIDDLLTTMRISKDESELANIKTAVRAIEEGIKAAHESIRPGMTEVEVAKVIGEAISGAGAEPRDVLVQSGPHSAIPHWLPSRRRIEVGDVIVIDVTATYNDYYGDLTRTFVVGNPPSDFKLVHNLVRRAHDEAIASVREGVTGAYIDSIARRVITEGGYGQYFIHRTGHGIGLEVHEEPFISQSYDKALLRGSVFTIEPGIYLPNRFGVRLESNIVIMLDGRVEVLDNYWPDPVIGI; translated from the coding sequence ATGTCGAGCATTAATAGGATTATTAGGTTCATTGATGAGGTCCGTAAAACACCAATAGAATTAGTGGTTATTGTTTCCGGCCCTAACTTTAGATACCTGGTTGGTTCCTATATTGAGACCTTTGAGAGGTTTGGTGCATTAATGATTTGTCCAGGTAATAACGCCTATTCCCTAATCTTGCCGAGACTTGATGAGGGTAAGGCCAGGAATACGGGCTTGCCATACATCGTTTATGGCGATGAGGAGGGACCGTTAAATGCCATTAAATCCTTCATTAGCAGTAATTGTGGTACCGTAAGAAGGGTTGGCCTTGAGGGTAGAGCCACGCTAAATTACCTGTGGATTCTACGTGAGGTAATTGATGGGTTTACTGATTCATCTATTGATGACTTACTGACAACAATGAGGATTAGTAAGGATGAAAGTGAGTTGGCGAATATTAAGACTGCTGTTAGGGCCATTGAGGAGGGCATAAAGGCTGCTCATGAGTCCATTAGGCCGGGAATGACCGAGGTCGAGGTGGCTAAGGTAATTGGTGAAGCCATTAGTGGTGCTGGTGCCGAGCCTAGAGACGTACTTGTTCAGTCCGGTCCACACTCCGCAATACCTCATTGGTTACCTTCCAGGAGGAGGATCGAAGTTGGCGATGTGATTGTTATTGACGTAACGGCAACCTATAATGATTATTACGGTGACTTAACAAGGACGTTCGTGGTTGGTAATCCACCTAGTGATTTTAAGTTAGTTCATAACCTCGTTAGGAGGGCTCATGACGAGGCAATAGCCAGCGTTAGGGAAGGCGTTACCGGTGCTTACATTGATTCGATTGCCAGGAGGGTCATCACTGAGGGTGGTTATGGGCAGTATTTCATTCATAGGACTGGGCATGGGATTGGGCTTGAGGTTCATGAGGAACCGTTCATAAGTCAGTCATATGATAAGGCATTATTGAGGGGTAGCGTATTCACTATAGAGCCAGGGATATACCTACCCAACAGGTTTGGTGTTAGGCTTGAGAGCAATATTGTGATTATGCTAGACGGTAGGGTTGAAGTCCTTGATAATTACTGGCCAGACCCAGTGATTGGGATTTAA
- a CDS encoding sodium-translocating pyrophosphatase gives MLPLELLLAIIIPIIGLALAGYNAASVLGIKPGKKELTEINMLIAEGAKTFLMREYKTILPTGIVLTILIWIAYYFIFHSGLMAGLAALAFALGAIGSAIAGYLGMYVTTRSAAKTAWMAKNGMGSALSTSFKAGTVMGLSLASIALLIVTILYMAYSLVLPTPLWAEALAPVAFGASLISLFIRVAGGIYTKAADWGADIVGKVEAGIPEDDPRNPGVIADNVGDNVGDCAGMASDVYESFVVVLAGALLLAAVFRLTSALVRLSIMVATLTLISTLIGVQVVRGEVKGKNLAAAAMGKLNMALYTTIIIAAILVAIYAFLAFPLMEAMAIFISDLLGMITAVVVLYVTEYFTHYTFPPVRNIAMQATLSASNVIVAGYSYGLLSAVPTIFMVITALGISYVLGSMFIPPHGIEGGIFGTAIASVGLLSLAGIVISLDSYGPVSDNAGGLVEMTGMEDVREITDSLDAIGNTFKATTKGYAIASAGLAALILFIGFIYEVVERMGIPLTQAFGELMVIDPRIIIGALVGVALVYFFSSSTLASVGKAAGELVEEIRRQFRTKRILELWPQEKPDYNKAIDIVTSHALKNFLVPGLSAVIVPIIVGLALGWIGLVGMIFGVIIAGFPRALLMANAGGAWDNAKKYIEIEGIEVNGQKFGKKSEPHRNAVVGDVVGDPFKDTTGPSLNPLIKVVNTVSIVFAPVIAMISLINPAAGPLIMHLISILMV, from the coding sequence ATGCTACCCCTGGAATTACTACTGGCAATAATAATACCAATTATCGGCCTAGCCCTTGCCGGGTATAACGCAGCTTCAGTACTTGGAATTAAACCAGGGAAGAAGGAATTAACGGAAATAAACATGCTCATCGCCGAGGGCGCCAAAACATTCCTAATGAGGGAGTACAAGACAATATTACCCACAGGCATTGTACTGACCATATTAATATGGATAGCGTATTACTTCATATTCCATAGTGGATTAATGGCTGGGTTAGCTGCCCTTGCCTTCGCGCTTGGTGCCATAGGCAGTGCAATCGCCGGTTACTTGGGTATGTACGTAACAACGAGAAGCGCAGCTAAAACAGCCTGGATGGCTAAGAACGGCATGGGATCCGCCCTAAGTACCTCGTTTAAGGCGGGAACCGTCATGGGACTATCACTGGCCAGCATAGCCCTGCTAATAGTCACAATACTCTACATGGCATACTCATTAGTGTTACCAACACCTCTATGGGCCGAGGCACTGGCGCCCGTGGCGTTTGGTGCCAGCTTAATATCACTGTTCATAAGGGTCGCCGGTGGCATATACACGAAAGCCGCCGATTGGGGTGCCGACATAGTTGGTAAGGTTGAGGCTGGAATACCAGAGGATGACCCGAGGAATCCAGGAGTCATTGCCGATAATGTTGGTGATAATGTGGGTGATTGCGCAGGTATGGCTAGTGACGTTTACGAGAGTTTCGTAGTAGTACTTGCAGGTGCATTATTACTTGCAGCTGTATTTAGATTAACATCTGCTCTCGTTAGATTATCAATAATGGTTGCCACATTAACATTAATAAGTACATTAATCGGAGTTCAGGTAGTTAGGGGTGAGGTTAAGGGTAAGAACTTGGCCGCAGCCGCGATGGGTAAGCTCAACATGGCGCTTTATACAACAATAATAATTGCAGCCATACTTGTTGCCATATACGCGTTTCTTGCATTCCCATTGATGGAGGCCATGGCCATATTCATATCCGACCTACTAGGCATGATAACAGCAGTGGTTGTCCTATACGTAACTGAGTACTTCACCCACTATACATTTCCACCTGTCAGAAACATAGCAATGCAGGCAACACTATCGGCGTCAAACGTAATTGTCGCTGGATACTCCTACGGCTTACTTAGTGCCGTACCCACCATCTTCATGGTAATAACAGCCCTAGGTATTTCATACGTATTAGGTTCAATGTTTATACCACCACACGGAATTGAAGGCGGTATATTCGGCACAGCAATAGCCTCAGTAGGACTACTAAGTCTTGCGGGTATAGTCATTTCCCTAGACTCGTACGGCCCAGTCAGTGACAATGCGGGTGGCCTTGTGGAAATGACGGGTATGGAGGATGTGAGGGAAATAACGGATTCACTGGATGCAATTGGTAATACGTTTAAGGCCACCACGAAGGGCTACGCAATAGCCAGTGCTGGTTTAGCAGCATTAATATTATTCATTGGTTTCATATACGAGGTCGTGGAAAGGATGGGAATACCACTAACACAAGCCTTTGGTGAGTTAATGGTTATTGACCCAAGGATAATAATAGGAGCCCTAGTGGGCGTTGCACTCGTATACTTCTTCTCAAGTAGTACCTTAGCCTCGGTCGGCAAGGCAGCCGGTGAACTTGTTGAGGAAATAAGGAGGCAATTCAGGACTAAGAGAATACTTGAGCTTTGGCCTCAGGAGAAGCCTGACTATAACAAGGCAATCGACATAGTGACGAGCCACGCACTCAAGAATTTCCTAGTGCCTGGCCTATCAGCTGTTATTGTACCAATAATCGTCGGATTAGCACTGGGTTGGATTGGTCTCGTTGGGATGATATTCGGTGTAATAATTGCAGGCTTCCCAAGGGCGTTACTAATGGCTAATGCCGGTGGCGCTTGGGACAACGCTAAGAAGTACATCGAGATTGAGGGTATTGAAGTAAATGGTCAGAAATTCGGCAAGAAGAGCGAACCACATAGGAACGCGGTAGTGGGTGATGTGGTTGGCGATCCATTTAAGGACACAACTGGACCATCACTTAACCCACTCATTAAGGTTGTTAATACTGTTTCAATAGTCTTCGCACCAGTCATAGCAATGATAAGTCTAATTAATCCAGCAGCCGGCCCATTAATAATGCACCTAATCTCAATATTAATGGTGTAA
- the ppdK gene encoding pyruvate, phosphate dikinase, protein MGSLGKYVLTFEEADPDDVKLIGGKASSLVLMTRLGLPVPPGIIITTRACREYYDRGEKLPEGLMDEVIRGVKYLEEKTGYKLGDPDKPLLVSVRSGAAVSMPGMMDTVLNVGLNDKTVYGLAKRINNEHGAYDAYRRFLAMFGRIVLGIPEEEFNKPLDEIKRKYGVKEDPEIPLEGLKELVEIYKQIFIRRFGKVFDDPWEQLKLSIEAVFKSWNSPRARFYREANKITPEIADCTATAIVTMVFGNADWRSATGVVFSRDPATGENKLYGEYLPYAQGEDVVAGIRTPKPIEKLKEEMPEVYEQLYNGVKLIEKTKKEVQDVEFTIEKGKLWFLQTRNAKMNPLAVLKTRVDMYKEGMITKEEAIMGVKPEYILQMLYPRIDESKAGKPLTKGIAASPGAVSGQAVFDPDRAVEWSKTGKQVILVREETKPDDVHGFYASVGVLTSRGGATSHAAVVARAIGRPAVVGAEALQIDYGTRIARVGDTVIKEGDWITIDGFTGSVYLGKVPTIEPKLPPEFFEFLDMADSVSVFEIRANADTPDDATISRRFGAKGIGLLRTERMFRAPGRLDLFRKVILSDNPGERRELLDQLAEMMKKDFLEIFEIMEGYPITVRLFDPPLHEFLPNFEELVTEVTRARTLGKPDPEKERLLARVKALMEANPMMGHRGVRVGITYPEIYAAQVKAILSAALELKRRGKHLEIQIMIPQVAEVRELEIIINNVVKPTAEEVFKAYGDSIEFKIGTMMETVRSCLTADKIAKVVDFMSFGTNDLTQAVFSFSRDDVENKFMSKYLELGVLPYDPFVTIDEEGVAKLMKVAIDAARSVKPDIEIGICGEHGGDPDSIKILAKVVGRGLNYFSASPYRVPVARLVAAQESLKILGRAPKIHIY, encoded by the coding sequence ATGGGTTCTCTCGGTAAGTACGTATTAACATTCGAGGAGGCAGATCCTGATGATGTTAAATTAATAGGCGGTAAGGCATCCAGCCTTGTCCTAATGACCAGACTTGGATTACCAGTACCTCCTGGCATAATAATAACCACTAGAGCTTGTAGGGAATACTACGATAGAGGTGAGAAACTCCCTGAGGGCCTAATGGACGAGGTAATTAGGGGTGTTAAATACCTTGAGGAAAAGACTGGGTATAAACTTGGCGATCCTGATAAACCATTACTCGTCAGCGTCAGGTCCGGAGCCGCTGTATCAATGCCAGGCATGATGGACACAGTACTAAACGTGGGGCTTAATGATAAGACAGTTTATGGTCTCGCCAAGAGGATTAATAATGAGCATGGTGCCTACGATGCCTATAGGAGATTCCTTGCGATGTTTGGTAGGATAGTCCTAGGCATTCCTGAGGAGGAGTTCAATAAACCGCTTGATGAGATTAAGCGGAAATATGGTGTTAAGGAGGACCCGGAAATACCGCTTGAAGGTCTTAAGGAGCTTGTCGAGATTTATAAGCAAATATTCATAAGGAGATTTGGTAAGGTATTTGATGACCCATGGGAACAATTAAAGCTTTCGATAGAGGCTGTATTTAAGTCCTGGAATTCACCAAGGGCCAGGTTCTATAGGGAGGCTAATAAAATAACGCCGGAAATTGCTGACTGTACTGCCACAGCAATAGTGACCATGGTGTTTGGCAACGCAGACTGGAGGTCAGCCACTGGTGTCGTGTTCTCGAGGGATCCAGCGACCGGCGAGAATAAGCTTTATGGTGAGTACTTGCCCTATGCTCAGGGCGAGGACGTAGTAGCTGGTATAAGGACTCCTAAACCCATTGAGAAGCTTAAGGAGGAGATGCCAGAGGTCTATGAGCAGTTGTATAATGGTGTTAAACTCATTGAGAAGACTAAGAAGGAGGTTCAGGATGTGGAGTTCACGATTGAGAAGGGCAAGCTCTGGTTCCTACAGACAAGGAACGCTAAGATGAATCCACTGGCTGTTTTGAAGACCAGGGTCGACATGTACAAGGAGGGTATGATAACCAAGGAGGAGGCAATAATGGGTGTTAAGCCCGAATACATACTTCAAATGCTTTATCCGAGGATTGATGAGTCCAAGGCAGGTAAGCCATTGACTAAGGGTATAGCTGCGTCACCAGGTGCTGTGAGTGGACAGGCTGTCTTCGACCCTGATAGGGCTGTGGAGTGGTCCAAGACTGGTAAGCAGGTTATCCTGGTTAGGGAGGAGACGAAGCCTGATGATGTTCACGGCTTCTACGCATCAGTAGGTGTACTAACTAGCAGGGGTGGTGCGACGAGCCACGCAGCAGTCGTGGCTAGGGCAATTGGTAGGCCTGCGGTTGTTGGTGCTGAGGCTTTACAGATTGATTATGGCACCAGGATTGCCAGGGTTGGTGATACGGTTATTAAGGAGGGTGATTGGATAACAATTGATGGATTCACGGGCAGTGTTTACCTGGGTAAGGTACCAACGATAGAACCAAAGCTACCACCTGAATTCTTCGAATTCCTCGATATGGCCGACTCAGTATCCGTGTTCGAGATTAGGGCTAATGCGGATACACCGGATGATGCGACAATATCCAGGAGATTTGGCGCTAAGGGTATTGGCTTGTTGAGGACTGAGAGGATGTTCAGGGCGCCAGGCAGGCTCGATCTATTTAGGAAGGTAATACTCTCGGATAATCCAGGTGAAAGGAGGGAATTGCTTGATCAATTGGCCGAGATGATGAAGAAGGACTTCCTGGAAATATTCGAGATAATGGAGGGTTACCCAATAACAGTTAGGTTGTTCGACCCACCACTCCATGAGTTCCTACCAAACTTCGAGGAATTAGTCACTGAGGTGACTAGGGCTAGAACCCTGGGCAAGCCGGATCCTGAGAAGGAGAGGTTACTCGCCAGGGTTAAGGCGCTGATGGAGGCTAACCCAATGATGGGACATAGGGGCGTTAGGGTTGGTATTACGTACCCAGAGATCTACGCAGCGCAGGTTAAGGCAATACTATCCGCAGCCCTAGAGCTAAAGAGGAGGGGTAAGCATCTTGAGATTCAGATAATGATACCACAGGTTGCCGAGGTTAGGGAACTTGAGATAATAATAAACAATGTTGTCAAGCCCACGGCTGAGGAGGTATTCAAGGCCTATGGCGATAGTATTGAATTTAAGATTGGCACAATGATGGAGACCGTCAGATCATGCCTAACCGCCGACAAGATTGCAAAGGTTGTTGATTTCATGAGCTTTGGAACAAATGACCTAACACAGGCAGTCTTCAGCTTCAGCAGGGATGATGTTGAGAATAAGTTCATGAGCAAGTACCTGGAGCTTGGTGTACTGCCCTACGACCCATTCGTAACAATTGATGAGGAGGGCGTCGCTAAACTCATGAAGGTAGCCATAGATGCTGCCAGGTCCGTAAAGCCAGACATAGAGATTGGAATATGCGGTGAGCATGGTGGTGATCCAGACTCAATAAAGATACTGGCTAAGGTGGTTGGTAGGGGACTTAACTACTTCAGTGCGTCGCCGTATAGGGTTCCAGTGGCTAGGCTCGTGGCAGCTCAGGAATCATTGAAGATACTAGGAAGAGCACCAAAGATACATATATACTGA
- a CDS encoding sulfite exporter TauE/SafE family protein has protein sequence MTLVITFMQYVLSIVSGILVGFSLGLIGGGGSILAVPLFLYFVGLDTIPDAAHIAIGTTALAVGLNAYINSYMHLKKKNVAPRVGGIFAGVGLVGSLIGAYLGHITPGTDLLTYFAIAMIVLGIYMAIRRESTQAGTADEVNHVMNALKKCPRLTTLTILKVATFGFIVGLVSGYFGIGGGFLIVPSLMFSAGLCITRAIGTSLLSVGTFGVASGAEYWYYGDVLILIALLYVAGGAAGGYAGTSLAVKAPKRALRIAYGAIIVLVGIYMLMRVYHVIP, from the coding sequence ATGACCTTGGTAATAACGTTTATGCAGTATGTGCTTTCAATAGTATCGGGGATATTGGTAGGATTCTCACTTGGTCTTATTGGAGGCGGTGGTAGTATATTGGCTGTCCCATTGTTCCTTTACTTCGTTGGTCTTGACACAATACCTGATGCCGCCCACATAGCCATTGGTACGACCGCGCTTGCCGTCGGCCTTAATGCCTACATAAACTCCTACATGCATCTTAAGAAGAAGAACGTGGCACCAAGGGTAGGTGGGATATTCGCCGGCGTAGGCCTTGTTGGCTCATTGATAGGGGCTTATTTGGGCCACATAACACCAGGCACTGACTTACTAACCTACTTCGCAATAGCAATGATTGTACTAGGCATATACATGGCGATTAGGAGGGAGTCAACACAGGCTGGTACTGCTGATGAGGTTAATCACGTAATGAATGCCCTCAAGAAGTGCCCGAGGTTAACAACATTAACAATACTCAAGGTTGCAACCTTCGGCTTCATAGTTGGCCTTGTCAGTGGTTACTTTGGTATTGGTGGTGGCTTCCTAATAGTACCAAGCCTAATGTTCTCAGCTGGGCTCTGTATAACAAGGGCTATTGGAACCAGCTTGTTAAGTGTTGGTACGTTCGGTGTAGCCAGTGGTGCCGAGTACTGGTACTATGGCGATGTACTAATACTCATAGCCTTACTATATGTCGCTGGGGGAGCCGCGGGTGGCTATGCAGGCACTAGCCTAGCTGTTAAGGCCCCTAAGAGGGCACTTAGGATTGCCTATGGAGCAATAATAGTACTAGTCGGCATATACATGCTAATGAGGGTTTATCACGTAATACCATGA
- a CDS encoding Pre-mRNA processing ribonucleoprotein,-binding region (functions along with aFIB and aL7a; guides 2'-O-methylation of ribose to specific sites in RNAs): MSVAYLVLDTLGVVALNEDGDVIAKVIYEGSTDEIADKVNRLETGEPIDEVIKVINELRNKGITKIIVENRELARNLANRITDIEIRSELPSKAGTLYRNNIGKYVKEVFGLSEDEYLARVHEITTVQTRHKLRQVAEKRDLFIAQAISSVDDLDKILNLISSRVREWYGLHFPELEDLVKDHNEYMTLVTELGHRSNFAIDNLVKLGLTQDRAKRIAEAASKSVGAEMADWDLEPVRTYAKIYVQLSDLRSKLSQYIDEAMVEVAPNIRELVGPLLGARLIMLAGGLMRLALLPASTIQVLGAEKALFRALRTGGRPPKHGILFQFPEIFRAPRWQRGKIARALAAKLAIAAKADAFTGNFIAPRLKEDLMKRVQEVKTLYAKPPLRKPEAKAARKAPEKRGPAKKAEEKRAHEKRGGRR; this comes from the coding sequence ATGAGCGTGGCATACCTGGTATTGGATACGCTTGGTGTTGTGGCTCTGAATGAGGACGGTGATGTAATAGCTAAGGTTATCTATGAGGGTAGTACAGACGAGATAGCCGATAAGGTGAATAGACTTGAGACTGGTGAACCAATTGATGAGGTCATCAAGGTAATAAATGAACTTAGAAATAAGGGAATCACAAAGATTATTGTTGAGAATAGGGAACTAGCCAGGAACTTGGCTAATAGAATCACAGATATTGAGATTAGATCTGAATTACCAAGTAAGGCTGGAACACTGTATAGGAACAACATCGGTAAATACGTTAAGGAGGTCTTTGGCCTGAGTGAGGATGAGTATCTGGCCAGGGTTCATGAAATAACGACGGTGCAGACAAGGCATAAGTTAAGGCAGGTTGCTGAAAAGAGAGACTTGTTCATTGCCCAGGCTATAAGTTCGGTTGATGATCTTGACAAGATACTCAACCTAATAAGTTCAAGGGTTAGGGAGTGGTATGGACTTCACTTCCCAGAACTTGAGGATTTGGTTAAGGACCATAATGAATACATGACATTAGTAACGGAGTTAGGGCACAGGAGCAACTTCGCTATTGACAATCTCGTGAAGCTAGGGCTCACGCAGGACAGGGCTAAGAGAATCGCCGAGGCCGCAAGTAAGAGTGTTGGTGCTGAAATGGCTGATTGGGACTTAGAACCCGTAAGAACCTATGCAAAAATATACGTACAACTATCAGACCTCAGGAGTAAATTGTCGCAGTATATTGATGAGGCTATGGTAGAGGTAGCACCGAACATTAGGGAGTTGGTAGGTCCATTATTGGGTGCAAGGCTTATAATGCTTGCGGGAGGCTTGATGAGGCTTGCGTTGCTACCGGCATCAACAATACAGGTACTTGGCGCCGAAAAGGCGTTATTTAGGGCATTAAGGACTGGCGGTAGACCCCCAAAGCATGGGATACTATTCCAATTCCCAGAAATATTTAGGGCTCCAAGGTGGCAACGTGGTAAGATAGCCAGGGCATTGGCTGCGAAGCTGGCAATAGCCGCTAAGGCCGACGCCTTCACTGGAAACTTCATTGCCCCAAGGCTTAAGGAGGATCTCATGAAGAGGGTGCAGGAGGTTAAAACACTGTATGCGAAGCCGCCATTAAGGAAGCCTGAAGCTAAAGCCGCTAGGAAGGCTCCAGAGAAAAGAGGACCTGCGAAGAAGGCTGAGGAGAAGAGGGCTCATGAGAAGAGGGGCGGCCGTAGATAA
- a CDS encoding fibrillarin-like rRNA/tRNA 2'-O-methyltransferase, whose translation MSSLIQVVGVKEHEKFRGVYWVSFEDGTERLATINLTPGKRVYGEQLIQWEGKEYRIWNPYRSKLAAAIMNGLKVMPIIEGSRILYLGAASGTTVSHVSDIVGNNGVIYSVEFSPRVFREFVEKLVDQGRKNVIPILADARYPEQYVHIVKTVDIAYIDIAQPFQAKILADNADVYVKSHGYVMLVIKAMSIDVTKEPSETFKREIDVLKDRGYEILDMVHLEPYDTAHAMVIGRKTS comes from the coding sequence ATGTCCTCATTAATACAGGTTGTTGGTGTTAAGGAGCATGAGAAATTCAGGGGTGTTTACTGGGTGTCCTTTGAGGATGGCACAGAGAGATTGGCGACCATCAACTTAACACCGGGTAAGAGGGTTTATGGCGAGCAATTAATTCAGTGGGAGGGTAAGGAGTATAGGATTTGGAATCCGTACAGGTCGAAACTTGCCGCTGCAATCATGAATGGCCTTAAGGTAATGCCCATAATCGAGGGATCACGAATACTATATCTTGGTGCTGCCAGTGGTACTACCGTGAGTCATGTGAGTGATATAGTTGGTAATAACGGCGTTATCTACTCGGTTGAGTTCTCACCTAGGGTTTTCAGGGAGTTCGTGGAGAAGCTCGTGGATCAGGGTAGGAAGAATGTAATACCAATACTCGCAGATGCCAGATATCCAGAGCAGTATGTACATATTGTCAAGACTGTTGATATCGCCTACATAGACATTGCACAGCCGTTCCAGGCAAAGATACTTGCCGATAATGCTGACGTTTACGTGAAGAGCCACGGCTACGTAATGCTGGTTATAAAGGCCATGAGTATTGACGTTACCAAGGAACCAAGTGAGACATTTAAGAGGGAAATTGATGTGCTTAAGGACAGGGGCTATGAAATACTTGATATGGTTCACCTGGAGCCTTACGACACGGCACATGCCATGGTCATTGGTAGAAAGACCTCGTAA
- a CDS encoding helix-turn-helix domain-containing protein, producing the protein MSNELITHVLSFAASRKARVLFVGDSSLSYDAIIRIPNYSDNEEGKFIIKVKGDAEKVSRDAIIDLIVLSKVSNSTPIIVGIKYGDEEMIDGVAYKVHGVYAVGVRTFKRILDNDSIKFVKDKGIIKASVKGQLLRKLRENRGMSLGDLAKMLGVTRRTIYEYERGSIEASERTARMLVNLFDEDLLNNVDLRPSDNDVLNDVKTREEMVDDNIRELLPSFKLYSLLKAHTKVAAHSTDESYLVEDKRRLSNEVVNVAKVLGVGLALIESDKRDVEFLESRN; encoded by the coding sequence ATGAGTAATGAACTCATAACGCATGTATTGAGCTTCGCAGCAAGTAGGAAAGCTAGGGTACTCTTTGTTGGTGATTCGTCATTATCCTACGACGCGATAATTAGAATACCTAATTACAGTGATAATGAGGAGGGAAAATTCATCATTAAGGTAAAGGGGGATGCGGAGAAGGTAAGTAGGGATGCAATAATAGACTTGATAGTGTTATCAAAGGTCTCGAATTCAACACCAATAATAGTCGGTATTAAGTATGGTGATGAGGAGATGATTGATGGCGTAGCCTATAAAGTACATGGTGTTTACGCGGTGGGCGTTAGGACGTTCAAGAGAATTTTAGATAACGATAGTATTAAGTTCGTGAAGGATAAAGGCATCATAAAGGCTAGTGTGAAAGGTCAATTACTTAGGAAGCTGAGGGAGAATAGGGGCATGAGCCTTGGTGACCTTGCAAAGATGCTTGGTGTTACCAGGAGAACAATATATGAGTATGAGAGAGGATCAATAGAAGCCTCAGAAAGAACCGCCAGAATGCTTGTTAATCTATTTGACGAGGACTTACTCAATAACGTTGATTTAAGGCCTAGTGACAATGATGTGCTTAATGATGTGAAGACTAGGGAGGAGATGGTTGATGACAATATTAGGGAATTACTGCCATCATTTAAATTATACTCATTACTGAAGGCGCACACAAAAGTCGCAGCGCACTCAACAGATGAGTCATACCTTGTTGAGGATAAGAGAAGGCTGAGTAATGAGGTTGTTAATGTGGCTAAGGTACTCGGTGTTGGTTTGGCGTTGATAGAGTCCGATAAACGCGATGTTGAATTCCTGGAATCTAGGAACTAA